Proteins from a single region of Desulfovibrio sp. Huiquan2017:
- a CDS encoding J domain-containing protein — translation MNLQECLKELQLAPGANLEEVKSAFRKLAFKYHPDLNPSPRAAERFRVVNEAYVTARKILDEAGPARTASRGPDSEGPKTGREQGAKAYARQQGKTVPPKPERRRRSTRARTQSYYYKEEEVLRTILNDPFAKKVFEDIYSQIRKDKPGYKGPLELKKRSLQLHWGERTLNLDFSKGIKGWLKGQMDFEQTVHYPASHLLPGRKIRITVEHPFTKGTKTIEVTLPRDFVVGRPIRLKGLGRKLGPFKGDLLLRILGK, via the coding sequence ATGAATCTCCAGGAATGCCTCAAAGAGCTTCAGCTCGCCCCCGGGGCGAACCTGGAAGAGGTCAAATCCGCCTTCCGCAAACTGGCCTTCAAGTACCACCCGGACCTGAACCCGAGCCCCCGGGCCGCCGAACGGTTCCGCGTGGTCAACGAGGCCTACGTCACGGCCCGCAAGATCCTGGACGAAGCAGGTCCGGCACGGACCGCGTCTCGCGGCCCCGATTCGGAAGGCCCGAAGACCGGCCGCGAACAAGGGGCCAAGGCCTACGCACGCCAACAGGGCAAAACGGTCCCGCCCAAACCGGAAAGAAGACGGCGCTCCACCCGGGCCAGGACTCAAAGCTATTATTACAAGGAAGAGGAAGTCCTGCGGACCATCCTCAACGACCCCTTTGCCAAGAAGGTGTTCGAGGACATCTACTCCCAGATCCGCAAGGACAAACCCGGCTACAAGGGACCGCTGGAACTCAAGAAGCGCAGTCTGCAACTGCACTGGGGCGAGCGGACCCTCAACCTGGACTTCTCCAAGGGCATCAAGGGATGGCTCAAGGGCCAGATGGACTTTGAGCAGACCGTCCACTATCCGGCCTCCCACCTCCTGCCGGGCCGCAAGATCCGCATCACCGTGGAACATCCCTTCACCAAGGGGACCAAGACCATCGAGGTCACCCTGCCCCGGGATTTCGTGGTCGGCCGTCCCATCCGGCTCAAGGGACTGGGCCGCAAGCTCGGCCCTTTCAAGGGCGACCTGCTTTTGCGCATCCTCGGAAAATGA
- the hisH gene encoding imidazole glycerol phosphate synthase subunit HisH, with product MLAIFDYKAGNQTSVHRALEHLGIPNEITNDPEKLDKASGIIFPGVGAAGQAMEELESGGLDEVIKKLIGQKKPVLGICVGCQILLDYSEENDTKALEVIPGECRLFNPSWVDYEDIQIRVPHMGWNQVELLKECELFDGIDPDADFYFVHSYYPAPKEEFVIGTTRYGIDFCSVHGRKGLWAVQFHPEKSGRPGLKMLRNFYDYCLEASDAE from the coding sequence ATGCTCGCCATCTTCGATTACAAGGCGGGGAACCAGACCAGCGTCCACAGGGCCCTGGAGCATCTGGGTATCCCGAATGAAATTACCAACGATCCGGAAAAATTGGACAAAGCCTCAGGGATCATCTTTCCGGGCGTTGGCGCCGCAGGCCAAGCCATGGAAGAACTGGAATCCGGCGGCCTCGACGAAGTCATCAAGAAACTCATCGGGCAAAAGAAGCCCGTGCTGGGCATTTGCGTGGGCTGCCAGATTCTCCTGGACTACTCCGAGGAAAACGACACCAAGGCCCTGGAGGTCATCCCCGGCGAATGCCGCCTGTTCAACCCTTCCTGGGTGGACTACGAGGACATTCAAATCCGCGTGCCGCACATGGGCTGGAACCAGGTGGAGCTGCTCAAGGAATGCGAACTCTTCGACGGAATCGACCCGGACGCGGATTTCTACTTCGTGCACAGCTACTACCCCGCCCCCAAGGAGGAGTTCGTCATCGGCACCACCCGCTACGGCATCGACTTCTGCTCAGTGCATGGCCGCAAGGGACTGTGGGCCGTTCAATTCCACCCGGAAAAGAGCGGCCGTCCCGGCCTGAAGATGCTCCGCAATTTCTACGACTACTGTCTGGAGGCCTCCGATGCTGAGTAA
- a CDS encoding YkgJ family cysteine cluster protein gives MTVAAFTCRMCGHCCQGEGGIVMTDKDRERLADFLDISVEELVARYAHTRGGKIQLNVGEDNYCVFYKDGCGVHPGRPDICRAWPYFRGNLIDETSWEMIQEYCPGINPEAGHAEFVRQGRAYLREHGLLRYDPDTSPNALISDE, from the coding sequence ATGACCGTGGCCGCCTTCACCTGCCGCATGTGCGGCCATTGTTGCCAGGGCGAGGGCGGCATCGTCATGACCGACAAGGACCGCGAACGGCTCGCCGACTTTCTCGATATTTCCGTGGAGGAACTGGTCGCGCGCTACGCCCATACGCGCGGCGGCAAGATTCAGCTCAACGTGGGCGAGGACAACTACTGCGTCTTTTACAAAGACGGCTGTGGAGTGCACCCCGGCCGCCCCGACATCTGCCGGGCCTGGCCCTATTTCCGGGGCAACCTCATCGACGAAACCAGTTGGGAAATGATTCAGGAATACTGTCCCGGCATAAATCCGGAAGCCGGCCACGCTGAATTCGTCCGCCAGGGGCGCGCCTATTTGCGCGAGCACGGCCTTTTGCGCTATGATCCCGACACGTCGCCCAACGCATTGATTTCCGACGAGTAA
- a CDS encoding CoA-binding protein yields MLIDIKELAPLLREVKTIAVIGAVDKPGRPVDMVGRALIDMGFTVIPVHPKRTDVWGLATYPTLGDIPVPVDLVDVFRAPQFCPDHARETLALEPRPKVFWMQSGIVSPEARNILAGSGITVVEDHCTQVEMRAMGIRP; encoded by the coding sequence ATGCTGATCGACATCAAAGAGCTAGCGCCCCTGCTGCGCGAGGTCAAGACCATCGCGGTGATCGGAGCCGTGGACAAACCGGGACGCCCCGTGGACATGGTGGGCCGCGCCCTCATCGACATGGGCTTCACCGTCATCCCCGTCCACCCAAAACGCACCGATGTCTGGGGATTGGCCACCTACCCCACCCTGGGCGACATTCCCGTGCCCGTGGACCTGGTGGACGTTTTCCGGGCCCCGCAGTTCTGCCCGGATCACGCCCGCGAAACCCTGGCCCTGGAGCCGCGGCCGAAGGTTTTCTGGATGCAGTCCGGCATCGTCAGCCCCGAAGCCCGCAACATCCTCGCCGGAAGCGGCATCACCGTGGTCGAAGATCACTGCACCCAGGTCGAAATGCGGGCCATGGGGATCCGCCCATGA